One window from the genome of Solea solea chromosome 2, fSolSol10.1, whole genome shotgun sequence encodes:
- the LOC131474523 gene encoding uncharacterized protein C21orf62-like, with the protein MEMSPNTVSSALLLWSLWLLLSLAPIIQTTLSAPASGPSLLLNTTLLFNSGAPGCKLQNCSCSTPVQDCDEALAMLLCKCHTVSRSTLPRTGLRYPGHLVVWVKDLWVLEELLNGSMVSHLHLSFCGMKPLDSRYLALLGLQTLRVHSAAPGVPYPNQEMNILSAGVAVELEARSFDFSSFSVTIMDVAVLNGLSSIKAYSVIGPPASVFSQHFPHLTIPLSLLSPSTPADHSEQPAKPLHNLLITFVY; encoded by the coding sequence ATGGAAATGTCTCCAAACACAGTCTCCTCTGCCCTGTTGCTGTGGTCTCTGTGGTTGCTCCTCTCCCTTGCCCCTATCATCCAGACGACACTGTCCGCCCCGGCATCCGGACCCTCCCTGCTGCTCAATACCACACTGCTCTTCAACAGCGGAGCCCCAGGCTGTAAGTTGCAGAACTGCAGCTGCTCCACACCCGTGCAGGACTGTGACGAGGCTCTAGCCATGCTGCTGTGCAAATGCCACACTGTTTCGCGCTCCACTTTGCCCCGTACTGGACTCAGATATCCTGGACACCTCGTCGTGTGGGTGAAGGATCTCTGGGTcctggaggagctgctgaaCGGAAGCATGGTCAGCCATTTACACTTGTCTTTTTGTGGAATGAAACCATTGGACAGTCGATATCTGGCTTTGCTAGGTCTACAGACCCTCAGGGTCCACAGTGCAGCACCAGGAGTGCCTTACCCCAATCAGGAAATGAATATCCTTTCTGCAGGTGTTGCAGTGGAGTTAGAGGCCCGGTCCTTTGACTTCTCCTCCTTCAGTGTCACCATCATGGATGTAGCAGTGCTCAATGGGCTCTCCAGCATAAAGGCTTACAGTGTTATAGGACCACCTGCTTCAGTTTTCTCCCAGCACTTTCCCCACCTAACCATTCCCCTGTCTCTTCTATCCCCTTCTACACCTGCTGACCACAGTGAGCAGCCTGCAAAGCCTCTGCACAACCTGCtcattacatttgtttattga